The Rhododendron vialii isolate Sample 1 chromosome 5a, ASM3025357v1 genome contains a region encoding:
- the LOC131326112 gene encoding F-box/LRR-repeat protein 3-like: protein MINLQISSKSSVFGAMKKRKPSEELEPNCFDILSEEIVFSILDCLDQNNHLDKKSFSLVCKSFHLIESRHRKTLKPLRSEHLTKVLKRYPNVTHLDLSLCPRITDGSLKATSVILNKTLKRIDLSRSMLFTHVGLSNLVGKCSNLVELDLSNATELRDTAAAAIAQAKNLERLWLARCKGITDIGIGCIAVGCRKLRLINLKWCLGVGDLGVDLIAVKCKEIRSLDLSYLPITNKCLPSISNLQHLEDLVLEGCFAIDDDSLADLKQGCKSLQMLDMSSCKNVSHVGLSSLTSGNGRLQQLILAYGSPVTLALADSLQTLSTLQSIKLDGCRVTCSGLKAIGNWCVSLREISLSKCKGVTDEGLSSLVTKHRDLRKLDITCCQQITHFSIAHITNSCTSLTSLRMESCVLVSKEAFVLIGQRCHFLEELDLTYNEIDDEGLKSISRCSKLSSLKLGICPNITDKGIAHIGKCCSKLVELDLYRSAGITDTGVLTIASGCPGLEMINIAYCHKITDSSFLSLSKCSKLNTLESRGCPLVTSFGLAAIAVGCKQLIKLDIKKCYNINDGGMIPLAHFSQNLRQINLSYTSVTDLGLLSLASISCLQNMNILHLKGWTPGGLAAALLACGGLTKVKLQASFKSFLPQALLEHLEARGCVFQWREKMYQAESDPKCWKQQLEDM from the exons ATGATTAATCttcaaatctcatcaaaatcttCGGTCTTTGGAGCAATGAAGAAGAGAAAACCAAGCGAGGAATTGGAGCCCAACTGCTTCGACATTCTCTCCGAAGAAATTGTGTTCTCCATCCTCGATTGCCTCGACCAAAACAACCACCTAGACAAGAAATCGTTCTCTCTCGTCTGTAAATCGTTTCACTTAATCGAGTCTCGCCATCGCAAAACCCTGAAGCCTCTTCGTTCTGAGCACTTGACGAAGGTTCTCAAGCGGTACCCAAACGTGACCCATCTTGATCTCTCTCTATGCCCTCGAATTACCGACGGTTCTTTGAAAGCTACATCGGTTATTCTCAACAAAACGCTGAAAAGGATCGATCTTTCGAGATCTATGTTGTTTACCCATGTGGGTTTGTCGAATTTGGTTGGGAAATGCTCGAACTTGGTCGAGCTTGATCTGTCGAACGCCACGGAGTTGAGGGATACGGCGGCCGCGGCGATCGCGCAGGCGAAGAACTTGGAGAGGTTATGGTTGGCGAGGTGCAAAGGGATAACGGATATTGGGATTGGGTGTATAGCTGTTGGGTGTAGGAAGTTGAGGTTGATTAACTTGAAGTGGTGTTTGGGTGTTGGTGATTTAGGGGTGGACTTAATTGCTGTCAAGTGCAAGGAGATTCGAAGCTTGGATCTCTCTTACTTGCCg ATCACAAATAAATGTTTACCGTCAATCTCGAATTTACAACATCTTGAGGATTTGGTTCTGGAAGGATGCTTTGCTATCGATGATGACAGTCTTGCAGACCTCAAACAAGGGTGCAAGTCACTGCAG ATGCTTGACATGTCAAGTTGTAAAAATGTTAGTCATGTGGGCTTGTCTTCTCTCACAAGCGGTAATGGACGTCTGCAGCAACTTATACTAGCATATGGCTCTCCT GTCACTCTTGCCCTTGCGGATAGCTTGCAAACACTTTCCACATTGCAATCAATCAAACTAGACGGTTGCCGAGTTACATGTTCTGGTCTGAAGGCCATTGGAAATTGGTGTGTGTCCCTGAGGGAGATAAGCTTGAGTAAATGCAAGGGAGTTACGGACGAAGGGCTTTCTTCCCTTGTGACAAAACACAGAGACTTGAGGAAGCTAGACATCACGTGTTGCCAGCAAATAACTCACTTTTCAATCGCCCACATTACAAATTCTTGCACCTCTCTTACCTCCCTAAGAATGGAGTCATGTGTCCTTGTATCGAAAGAAGCTTTTGTCTTGATTGGTCAACGTTGCCATTTTCTTGAAGAGCTTGACCTTACATATAATGAAATTGATGACGAAG gtcTGAAGTCCATCTCAAGATGTTCCAAACTTTCCAGCTTAAAGCTAGGAATCTGCCCAAACATAACTGACAAAGGAATTGCCCACATTGGCAAGTGCTGTTCAAAACTTGTAGAGCTTGATTTGTACAG GTCAGCTGGAATAACAGATACTGGCGTTCTCACAATTGCGAGTGGTTGCCCTGGCCTTGAGATGATTAATATAGCCTATTGTCACAAAATCACTGACAGTTCCTTTCTCTCACTCTCAAAATGTTCGAAGTTGAACACACTTGAGAGTAGAGGATGTCCCCTTGTTACATCTTTTGGCCTTGCGGCTATCGCTGTGGGATGTAAGCAGCTCATCAAGCTTGACATTAAGAAATGCTACAACATAAACGACGGCGGAATGATTCCACTTGCTCACTTCTCTCAAAACCTCAgacag ATAAATTTGTCGTATACCTCGGTGACGGATTTGGGGCTCTTGTCCCTTGCAAGCATAAGCTGCTTACAAAACATGAATATATTGCACTTGAAGGGGTGGACTCCTGGTGGCCTAGCAGCAGCATTGTTGGCATGTGGAGGGCTTACGAAAGTGAAGCTTCAGGCTTCCTTCAAGTCATTCTTGCCACAAGCGCTTTTGGAACACTTGGAAGCCCGTGGTTGTGTTTttcaatggagagagaaaatgtatCAG GCTGAATCAGACCCAAAATGCTGGAAGCAACAGTTGGAAGATATGTAA
- the LOC131326113 gene encoding solute carrier family 40 member 2-like: MMEYEENTILMSTTEPLLLPQHPQPPFPSSLLIYLYVGHFLARWGARMWEFSVGLYMIDIWPNSLLLAAVYGVVESGSTVVFGPLVGHLIDRLTYLKILQLWLLTQNLSFMVAGGTVVALLVYPDLKSTNYLAFISLVIVTNISGALGVLSTLAGTILIEREWAVVISEGQPPEVLTQLNSVIRRIDLTCKLGAPVVTGFIISFISLKASALTLSLWNILSVFLQYWLLMSVYNGIPSLGERNQKRAALRLAPVPEESPSTSQEQTSLLPLDANHSESSNSSWTRKIIERFSKSPYIVAWRVYLQQDVVLPGVALALLYFTVLSFGTLMTATLEWEGIPAYVIGIARGVSAAIGISATFLYPIVQSRISTLRTGIWSIWSQWAFLLVCVASIWVKNNITSAYLLMAGVAASRLGLWMFDLSVIQQMQEQVPESDRMVVGGVQNSLQSVLDCMTYVMGVVISNPQDFWELILISFLLVSLAAGLYSLHIYRVRKHLIHFEKLLLLVPWVNPS; this comes from the exons ATGATGGAATACGAAGAGAACACAATTCTAATGTCAACTACAGAGCCACTGCTGCTCCCCCAGCATCCGCAACCGccttttccttcttctcttcttatcTATCTCTACGTTGGCCACTTCTTGGCCCGATGGGGtgccag GATGTGGGAATTCTCTGTTGGTCTATACATGATTGATATTTGGCCAAACTCATTACTTCTAGCTGCTGTTTATGGTGTGGTGGAATCTGGCTCTACTGTAGTGTTTGGCCCCCTTGTTGGACATCTCATTGATCGCTTGACATATTTGAAG ATTCTCCAATTATGGTTGTTAACACAGAATCTGTCTTTTATGGTTGCCGGAGGCACAGTGGTTGCACTCCTTGTCTACCCAGACTTGAAGTCTACAAATTATCTGGCGTTCATATCACTTGTCATAGTAACCAATATTTCTGGAGCTCTTGGCGTGCTTTCCACCCTTGCTGGAACCATCTTGATCGAAAGAGAATG GGCAGTGGTAATATCAGAGGGGCAACCTCCAGAAGTTCTAACGCAGTTGAATTCAGTCATCAGACGGATTGACTTGACTTGCAAGCTGGGTGCACCTGTGGTGACTGGCTTCATCATTAGCTTCATATCGCTAAAAGCATCCGCATTGACTTTGTCACTCTGGAATATTCTCTCTGTTTTCTTGCAATATTGGCTTTTAATGTCTGTTTACAACGGAATACCATCGTTGGGCGAAAGGAATCAAAAGAGGGCTGCCTTAAGACTTGCACCAGTGCCAGAAGAGAGTCCATCCACATCTCAGGAGCAAACGAGCTTGCTTCCTCTTGATGCAAATCATTCGGAGTCATCCAATAGCAGCTGGACAAGGAAAATAATTGAGCGTTTTTCCAAGAGTCCTTATATTGTTGCATGGAGAGTTTATTTACAGCAAGATGTGGTACTCCCGGGAGTAGCTCTTGCTTTGCTGTATTTTACTGTACTCAG CTTTGGAACCCTTATGACTGCGACGTTAGAATGGGAGGGAATCCCGGCATATGTCATTGGAATTGCTCGTGGAGTAAGTGCTGCCATAGGAATATCTGCAACATTTCTCTACCCTATCGTACAGTCCCGGATTTCAACACTTCGAACAGGAATCTGGTCCATCTGGTCACAG TGGGCCTTCCTGTTAGTATGTGTAGCTTCAATATGGGTGAAAAACAACATCACGTCAGCGTATTTGCTGATGGCTGGAGTGGCTGCATCACGGCTTGGACTATGGATGTTTGATTTATCCGTCATTCAGCAAATGCAG GAGCAAGTTCCTGAATCTGATCGGATGGTAGTGGGCGGTGTACAAAATTCACTTCAGTCTGTTCTGGACTGTATGACCTATGTTATGGGTGTAGTCATATCCAATCCCCAG GATTTCTGGGAGTTGATTTTGATATCTTTCCTGTTGGTGAGCCTGGCCGCGGGGCTTTACAGTCTTCACATTTACCGCGTACGGAAGCACCTTATTCACTTTGAGAAGTTGCTTCTGTTGGTCCCGTGGGTTAATCCATCATAA
- the LOC131326114 gene encoding uncharacterized protein LOC131326114: MENNSSGSCSSSVGGGDKQRTPLSRVVSDCVRRWFQETLKEAKAGDLSMQVLVGQMYFNGYGVPQDAHKGRVWMTRASRVRSSVWKVSNKRPGYNASDSDSDDSKGDS, translated from the exons ATGGAGAACAACAGCAGCGGCAGTTGCAGCAGCAGTGTCGGCGGCGGTGATAAGCAGCGGACGCCGCTGTCGAGGGTGGTTTCCGATTGCGTGAGGCGGTGGTTTCAGGAGACCTTGAAAGAGGCCAAAGCCGGAGATTTGTCGATGCAAGTGCTTGTGGGTCAGATGTATTTCAACGGCTATGGGGTTCCTCAAGATGCCCACAAG GGAAGAGTTTGGATGACAAGGGCTTCAAGAGTTAGATCTTCAGTTTGGAAAGTTAGTAACAAACGCCCAG GTTACAATGCAAGTGATTCAGACTCAGATGATTCTAAGGGTGACTCTTGA